One window of the Thermoplasmata archaeon genome contains the following:
- the trxA gene encoding thioredoxin, with amino-acid sequence MHAEEDELEAIRQKKIAEMMENTSKAKEPVKSEPIELTDAEFLSFIKKHPNVIVDFWASWCGPCRAFAPVFHRAAKEYAGQIVFGKLNVDENPVTPEKFGVSGIPTILAFKNGKLVERFVGAMPYPMLQRALKQVYGV; translated from the coding sequence ATGCATGCAGAAGAAGATGAACTTGAGGCGATAAGGCAGAAAAAAATTGCAGAGATGATGGAAAACACGAGTAAGGCAAAAGAACCAGTAAAATCCGAACCAATCGAACTTACTGACGCTGAATTTCTCAGTTTCATCAAGAAACACCCAAATGTGATCGTGGATTTCTGGGCGTCATGGTGCGGACCTTGCAGGGCGTTTGCACCTGTATTTCACAGAGCTGCAAAGGAGTATGCTGGCCAAATCGTGTTTGGAAAGCTGAATGTGGATGAAAATCCCGTGACTCCTGAAAAATTTGGAGTCAGTGGAATCCCTACAATTCTCGCATTCAAGAATGGGAAGCTAGTTGAGAGATTTGTGGGTGCAATGCCCTATCCGATGCTTCAGCGTGCGTTGAAACAGGTTTATGGCGTCTAA
- a CDS encoding acyl--CoA ligase — translation MIEPNMKDYNKEYAAFKWQLPEKYNFGFDVIEKRATTDRNKLALITVNNEGTDAHKLTYWELNRETNKFANLLLKIGAKKGEKILIILPQIPEWYYVVIGAIKLGIIVIPTPTLSTAHDLEYRITKSEAQYVVTDKENAPKIKEIQHKCPTLKKVIGIGVAEENWVAWDKEYPELSPNLDRSKVEETKTEDPMLIYFTSGTESYPKMVLHTQAYAIGHTVTAKYCQDLKPEDIIWVIADTGWAKTAWGKLFGQFIVGATVMQHNHKGKFSGATVLKIIEKFGPTVFCAPPTAFRMIILEDLKNYDLKSLRHCVSAGEPLNPEVIKVWKDATGLDIYDYYGQSESVALLSNFRCMPIKYGSMGKPTPGHVIEVVDDDGNILPVGEEGNIAVKVKPVHPPGIFKGYWKDEEKTQSCFRGDWYYTGDKAYKDSDGYFWFVGRADDVIKSSGYRIGPFEVESALQEHPAVAESAVIGVPDEMRGQIVKAFVILKPGYEPSEALVKELQEHVKKVTAPYKYPREIEFVKELPKTVSGKIKRAELRKMELAKRKK, via the coding sequence ATGATTGAGCCAAACATGAAAGATTATAACAAGGAGTATGCGGCATTCAAATGGCAACTGCCAGAAAAATACAACTTTGGATTTGACGTGATTGAGAAGCGTGCAACCACTGACAGAAATAAGCTGGCTTTGATTACAGTGAACAACGAAGGCACGGATGCCCACAAGCTGACATACTGGGAACTCAACAGAGAGACGAACAAATTTGCGAACTTGCTGTTAAAGATAGGAGCGAAGAAGGGAGAAAAAATTCTCATCATTCTTCCTCAGATACCTGAATGGTATTATGTAGTTATTGGAGCAATAAAGCTTGGGATTATTGTGATTCCCACACCCACCCTATCTACCGCTCATGACCTTGAATACAGAATAACAAAGTCAGAGGCACAGTATGTTGTCACGGATAAAGAAAATGCGCCTAAGATTAAGGAAATCCAGCATAAATGCCCAACTCTCAAGAAAGTGATTGGAATCGGAGTCGCGGAAGAGAACTGGGTCGCTTGGGACAAAGAATACCCAGAACTCTCACCAAATCTTGATAGAAGCAAGGTTGAAGAGACGAAGACAGAAGACCCGATGCTGATTTATTTCACATCGGGCACAGAATCCTATCCGAAGATGGTCCTCCATACCCAGGCCTATGCAATAGGGCATACAGTGACTGCAAAATACTGCCAGGATTTGAAGCCAGAAGACATAATCTGGGTGATTGCAGACACTGGCTGGGCTAAGACCGCCTGGGGCAAGCTCTTTGGCCAGTTTATTGTGGGTGCAACTGTGATGCAGCACAATCACAAAGGCAAGTTTTCAGGTGCAACTGTGCTGAAAATTATTGAGAAGTTTGGACCAACAGTGTTCTGCGCACCTCCAACGGCATTCAGAATGATAATTCTTGAGGACTTGAAAAATTACGATTTAAAGAGTTTGAGACACTGTGTGAGTGCAGGCGAGCCATTGAATCCGGAGGTTATCAAGGTCTGGAAGGATGCCACAGGACTGGACATCTATGACTACTATGGTCAAAGCGAGAGCGTTGCATTGCTCTCAAACTTCCGCTGCATGCCAATAAAGTATGGGTCAATGGGAAAGCCAACACCAGGGCATGTTATAGAGGTTGTAGATGACGATGGCAATATTTTGCCTGTTGGTGAGGAAGGCAACATTGCAGTTAAGGTGAAGCCAGTTCATCCACCTGGCATTTTCAAGGGCTACTGGAAAGACGAGGAAAAAACCCAGTCATGCTTTAGAGGGGATTGGTATTACACTGGCGACAAGGCCTACAAAGACAGTGATGGCTACTTCTGGTTTGTGGGCAGAGCTGATGATGTGATAAAATCTAGCGGATACAGAATTGGTCCGTTTGAGGTTGAAAGTGCCCTCCAGGAGCATCCTGCGGTTGCAGAGTCAGCAGTGATAGGTGTGCCTGATGAAATGCGGGGCCAGATTGTCAAAGCGTTTGTGATTTTGAAGCCAGGCTACGAGCCATCAGAAGCCCTTGTAAAAGAGTTGCAGGAGCATGTGAAAAAGGTCACCGCGCCATATAAGTATCCCAGAGAAATTGAATTTGTGAAAGAACTGCCAAAGACAGTGAGCGGAAAAATAAAAAGGGCTGAGTTGCGAAAAATGGAACTGGCAAAGCGAAAGAAATGA